The genomic segment aaaaaatttatatatttttaaattattttgatatattaatattaaaaataacttttaaaaaataaaataattttattttaatatatttctaaataaaaaatattttaaaccactCCAATATTATCAAACATACCTCATCTATTCCCTTCTTTAGCTAGGAAGACTAGCCCTTGATTTTAGAAACTTGAGTGACATATTCTTGGCTTTCCCATGCCATTAATTAGTCGACCGTACGTGTGTGTTCTAGAAAGAGAGTCGTTAGAGACGGTTGACCCGCAACGAGAAAAATGGGCTTTCTCTCAAAAGCAGGAAAAAGACGCAGGGAAAAACAAGAGCCGAGACATGCAAGGAAGTTGATTCGACTCTCGAGTGCAGCAGTCCTGAGAGGACGAAACGTCGAGAGAAAGAAATTTGAGGGCCCAAAGGTTTCCTGTTGCCTTTGCTTAGGGAAAACTAACACCAACTCTTTGAATATTAGCAGACGTATCCAGCCCTTAATCACGCACGAACCAAATCGACCGTTTGCAGAAAGAAAAATTGTTTAGTGCACACAATGCTACCTTTAATTGCTCGCACTCTACTGCTATTTCCACAACAATCCCAACCATTCTGTGGACACGCACTGCCAACGCAAGCCACTTGGCTATATAACTTGGAAAGAAGTGGGAAAATGGCGTTTCCTTGCTAAAGGGTCATCGTCAAGTACTTTCCCATTACCTTACAACTGGTCTGGGGAAGACGATGATGAATGCCAACTGGCTAGGTAGCTAGCCATAGCTTAGTTCATGCAGTTAATTGGATTTCAAGCGATTGACCTGGAGATCAAACTgtattcaaatttatatataatacaagATACAGTGAAAGAGAAAAGGGGGGTAATATTTATTTACTCGAGCTGTCGCTGCATCTGTCTATTTCTCAACGATTTGGGGTTGGTTCGGGAATGCAGAATGACCCtaaaaagtgataaaaaaaaattttaaaaaattgaaggcaGCCGAAGTAGTAGACTAATTTTGTGTATGTTGCTTGAGTTTATTAGAAGGCCAGAGTCAGAGTTAGTTCACCCACTTGCAAGTACAGTACCTTTTGGTACTGCATAATATGGGCTACATATGGTGTAGAGAGAAAACAATGGGTTTTACAACAACTTTGAACCATCCCAACTCAGAATGAATCAACAGCTCATAAATTTATTGCCTTGTGATGCTTCGCACTTTCACTCATCAGCAACTATTTCGTGAGAAAGTGGATTTCAAGCATATAGGTAgtaggggtgagaaaaaaattgaaaaactgaaaaaaagtcgattaaactaattaaaattttaaaaaaaccgactggtttggtttggtttcggttttataagcctaaaacaaaaaaaactaaatcaaacccaaacaaaaaaaaaccaagccaaattggaaaaaaaccgagccaaaccaaaaaaccaagccaaaataaaatcaaaccgaaaaaaaccgagtcaaaccgatATCACCCTAAATattcttccttccttttattttgtttccatTACATCTGGGGATTCTActgttctttttatatcttgtggttatttctttgtttttttttttttttgacaatccAAAAAAAAGGAGCTGACTAAAATACTCCGACAAGACCTGTTCAAGGTTTTGGTAGCGATTGTTCGAGTTTGTTTTGTGGCTAAGATCCATCTATCTGCTCTAATAACAGGCCGAGCCTTTGATATATTCTTTTTGGGCCCTCTGTTGATTTTTCCCTCCATACACCCTCGGGCTTACGCAGCCTACCCTCTCACATTAGTATAGCTGTAAGAATTGTTACACGGTTCTAGGTCATGGGTTAACCAGTTAACTTGGTTTTATCTTcccataatattatatatattatttttttaaaaaaataaaataatattatttagataaaaaaaaactaaaacatttttatggataaaaactaaaaaatatatggaattTATAATCAAGATTTGCTCATCTAagcatttaatattaattctcCCAATCCTTAATTTCCTAGTAGATgagaaatcaaacaaaatgtCAAGATATTTGGATGTTCTACTTTACAAAAACAGGTCTTTATTAGAATAGAAGAGAGTTAAAACCGAAATTATTAACCTAACCAAAACCGACTCTTATGATGGATACACAGTTTCATCTgagttaattaaaatgatatgaatttattttttttaaaaataaaaatattattttaatttttttaaataaaaagattaaaataaattttgatctgaaaaaaaagatatcattggTTCATCAGATTTAATAGAATGaactctaatttgttttttaaaaactcagTCTAAGCCACGTTCTAAACCGACCCAGCAAGCCCGGTCTAATAATACGGGTTAAAACCATACAAAGAGATGAGACAGAGATAGGCCACAAGAGCACTGATGATGAATCATAAGGTAATGCAGAGACCAAATAATCATCAGATTGCATGGGTTATCATGCTGCCACGTGTCAAATCTCTATCCATATCTCCTATTTTTCTCATCTTTCGTTTTTTCCACCTGTGAGAAGAAAATCGAGAGCCAATAGAAAAGGGTTGAAGATAAGCCACTTGTGGAGAGCTCGCGCTCCAAACGCTTCCCACAACCCTCAAAGTCCCATCCAACGGCTAAAAATTCACACTCCCAGTAGCCAAGAAAAATATACTACCATAGCCATATAAACAGCTTGGTTCCACTGCCATCCTTGCTTCCACATTTGTTTTAGAAATCAAAGCAAACAAGGGGTGCTAGAAGATAAGAAGATGGCTTCTCTTCCCATCGCCTTCGCTGTTCCTTCTGCTAGAGTGTACGCAGCCACAGCAGCTAAAGGAGCAGGGGGCGGCAAAGAGGAGAAAGGGCTTCTTGACTGGATTATTGGGAGTTTGCAAAAGGAAGACCAGTTCTATGAGACTGACCCCATCCTCAAGAAAGTGGAGGGGAAGAACAATGGTGGCACCGCCAGTGGACGCAAGAACTCTGTTGCTGTCCcccagaagaagaagagtggagGCTTTGGTGGACTGTTTGCCAAGAATGATTAAGTTTGTCTGTTAAACTTTATCTGTCTGCATTTGATGATTCTTGAACTCTAAGTTGTATGTTTCTATCTCTTGAACACTCAtactttttttggtttcttttcttccatGTCTAAGAATTATGAATTCATTTCAAGTCACTTAACAGGTCCtttgaaaattatatgtattaattattaGGCTAATGCCCCAGAAAATCCAATGAAGACCGATTACTTAAATAGAGATAGCAGCATCCTAGGATATCCAGGATTTCAGTACATTCTAGCCTGTGAAGGATAAGTTTGCAAATCACCATATATGTTTCAGGACCGGGTAAAGAACCTTAAAATGATAGGAGAAGTTAATCATGTATGTTTCTGGGCTTTTCACCTTTGACATATGCATGTTAGGTTTAATATGATTCTCATTCAGTTAATTAGTTATacgtgatattattatatttatataaatatatatttattattaataaaaaaaattatttatttttaatatttatataatactagattaatgaatttagagtataaataaaattcatggaGCAAAAATGATTTGCAAAGAAatattgtttctaaaaaataaagttgttatattatgagatttctattgtattaaaatattgtttctaaaatatttatagtcGATGCTCTTTTAAATActgaatatttattaaaatcgtAAAGACTagtacatattatgttttttttttttttatgaaaggaagcagTTATTCTCATAAATTATGgtataaaaaaacctagaactaatatataGTTACTTgttataaaacatgtacatcaaATTGAACcacatgaaaatttaatatggaGAAATCATCTATGTCTATGAAAAGGCTCGCGTGACAGTTGTATAGGTGAcccttagacttgagatcactgagttatcttatatagaaaatattatgttttgatcctattacatgttattttaatgGAGGTAACATAAGGGCAGACATTGAGTAtatcatgaactatatgaaagtacttgagtgatcaagagaaGATTCATCACCCtggatgaattaaaaaaatatttcatctattcttaaatagtattgattgagAAATTCTTGGTCAgagtggaatgagatttgaaaagagtttcaaatcttattcaaactgTCAATGATTATCATGTAGAGAACAAATATGACAAATATGCCATATGTTTTAGTGttaaatcagaatattattgatgaaataatattaattacactgGAAAATCGGTCAATGAAAGGTTAAGTTAAACCACtaataacttttctaatatttgaaagATTATGACATGTTACTAGATGAtacacttgatcttcaaatataaattaatcaattgtttgattgataataaattaaattattttatttatttaattataattataatttatatttgaaccaATATATCAGGAACTAATGAAGCACACTCATTAAGAATcattagttagaaattaaattaggatgatataattaaatatgacttgattaaaatatattttaaaattaaggattataatataatcaatacatggattatatttttaaacctagaaaaatcaagtaaggacttgattaagttaatttctaaaattatcctaaattaatatatagatattatttAGGATGGAAATTGATATTCTGCCAATATATagagttttttcatatttttctataaataataagttatgcctcttattttttataggttgTTCGttgaatagaaaaactatgtaaaCACAAAATCAGAGTTAGTACTTTAGGCATAGCAATCCGTCTCTCTTAAATAGggatttaagagatttttcaTTAGTGATTCATGTGGATTACCGTTAGAGACCAGGTAATTAGACGACTTGTGGTTTGCGACAACccagaaaaatcaagtaaggtcttgattaagttaatttctaaaattatcctaaattaaTATGTAGATATTATTTAGGATGGAAATTGATATTCTGCCAATATATAgagtttttttcatatttttctataaataataagttatgcctcttattttttataggttgttcgttgaataaaaaaactatgt from the Populus nigra chromosome 1, ddPopNigr1.1, whole genome shotgun sequence genome contains:
- the LOC133695848 gene encoding uncharacterized protein LOC133695848, translating into MASLPIAFAVPSARVYAATAAKGAGGGKEEKGLLDWIIGSLQKEDQFYETDPILKKVEGKNNGGTASGRKNSVAVPQKKKSGGFGGLFAKND